The DNA sequence CTCAACGACAGCAGTACCCAGCTGTCGCGGGTGACTGGCGAATGGTTCGCGGCGGCAGGGTTGTACCCCGAAGCACGCATCGAGCTTAACTATAACGATGCGATCAAGAGCCTGGTCGGGGCCGGGTACGGGGCAACGTTGTTGCCGCAGGAAGGCGAGGCGGCAGAGTTGGACCGGCGTATCGTCCGCCGGCCGCTGCGCCCGGGGCTGTGGCGGCAACTCGGTATCGCCTGCCGCAAAGGGCAGGTGGAGCGGGCCACGGGGTATGTGCTGCAGGCATTGGAGCAGCTTCGGCAGTAGGGGCTGTGCAGCCCAGCCGCCGACAAGCCAGTTCCCACAGGCCCCCTCAAGTTTTGGGGCAGTGGTGATCCTGTGGGCTTCAGCCGCGCTCAACGGCACAGCCGGCAGCGCCTACCGCGTCGCCTGCTTCGCGAGATAAATCCGCTCTACAGGTGTGCACTGCGCCTGCTTCGAGTTGGCGCTGCACCGAGCTGGACGTATTGCGGCCAGCCGTCATCGGTTTTGAACGGAATCACCCGACCCTGGATCTACCCAGTGCGTCGTGCGTTCTACATCCAGCCAAGTGGGAGCTTATTCGATGGCCAAGTACCTGTACCTGATCAGCTACATTCTCGACAACCAACCGGGCACGTGCGAGTTGCGCAGTGACGAAGAGGACCTGAGCAGAGAAGTTGCACGCGATTACCTGCAGGGCCTGCACCGTAACGAGGCAACCTCTTTCACCGATGTGCAGGTCCAGCGCCTGGAGCACGATCATCAGCCCGGCACTTCGCCGGGGCATTATCAGCAGCCCTGAAGCTCAAAGGCATGAACGGGGCAAGACGCCCCCTCATGCTCCACGAATACCCAGGCTCCCGCGGCCCTGCCCTTGGACACGGGCCTCTTCTGGCAGGGCAGTGACCTTGATGGCGCGTACCGGCACGGCAAACTGGGCGCCGATCTTCGAGAAGCGCTCGAGCAGGTGGAAATTGATGGCCTGCTGGATGTCCATGTACAGGTTGTATCCCGGGTCCTTGACGATGTACACGCACTCGAACTCCAGCGCTTCCTTGCCGAAACCGCGCAGGTGAGCGCGATCGAAGCGGACCTGGTCCTGCGCCTTGATGGCTTCCTCGACGATCGCCGGTGCCTTCTTCACCGCCTCGGTGGGCGTGTCGTACGACAGGCCGAACTCGAACACGATGCGCCGCTCCTGCAGGCGTTTGTAGTTCTGGATGGTGCTGCTGATCATGCTGGCGTTGGCCATCACGATCTGCTCGCCACCCAGGCTGCGGATGCGCGTGGTCTTCAGCCCGACGTGTTCCACCGTACCGGCCAGCGGGCCGATGACGATGAAGTCGCCCACTTCGAAGGGCTTGTCCACGGCGATCGACAACGAGGCGAACAGGTCACCGAGGATGTTCTGCACTGCCAGCGCGACGGCGATGCCGCCCACACCCAGGCTGGCGACGAAGGCGGTAATATTGACGCCCAGGTTGGACAGCATCGCCAGCAGCACCACGGACCACAGCAATACCCGCGCGCCCCAGGCTGACAAGGTGGCCAGCGCGCTGCCCTGGTTGAGCCCACTGCTGCTGTGCCGCGCGAAGTAGCGGCTCAGGCCCAGGCCGATGGCCCGGTTGGCCCACAACCCAATCTGCAACGCCGCGACCACGAACCACAGGCTGCCGACCCGCGTCAGCCAGCGCTCGGGCAGGTCGAGCATGCTCAGGCCGACCAGCAACGAGGCGAGCAACAAGAGGAAATTGCTGGTGCCCGCGAGCACCTTGGCCAGCACCTGGCTGAGTACGCCGTCGTGTTCGGACCAGCGCCGGACCCGGCGCAGCACGAAGCTGATGGCCGCCCGCGCGACCAGGAAGGTGACGATGGAAACGGCCAATGCCAGCAACAGGTTGAGGATGGAAATGCCGAACAGCGTGGTCTCGGCGAACAGTGCGATGATGCGGTCACTCATGAGGGCTTGCCT is a window from the Pseudomonas anuradhapurensis genome containing:
- a CDS encoding mechanosensitive ion channel family protein, yielding MSDRIIALFAETTLFGISILNLLLALAVSIVTFLVARAAISFVLRRVRRWSEHDGVLSQVLAKVLAGTSNFLLLLASLLVGLSMLDLPERWLTRVGSLWFVVAALQIGLWANRAIGLGLSRYFARHSSSGLNQGSALATLSAWGARVLLWSVVLLAMLSNLGVNITAFVASLGVGGIAVALAVQNILGDLFASLSIAVDKPFEVGDFIVIGPLAGTVEHVGLKTTRIRSLGGEQIVMANASMISSTIQNYKRLQERRIVFEFGLSYDTPTEAVKKAPAIVEEAIKAQDQVRFDRAHLRGFGKEALEFECVYIVKDPGYNLYMDIQQAINFHLLERFSKIGAQFAVPVRAIKVTALPEEARVQGQGRGSLGIRGA